Proteins from one Ipomoea triloba cultivar NCNSP0323 chromosome 1, ASM357664v1 genomic window:
- the LOC116018765 gene encoding uncharacterized protein LOC116018765: protein MDREQEEMQFLGLFDIYIESYKVIYRCRKIFSQITLSLVLPLAIIFLAQKEVSQLIFSNLTHTESQLENSQPGSPRYQRLSDHLTSDFAALLLFKFVYLTCLIVFSLLSTSAVVYTVACVYTARDLSFRKVMSVVPKVWKRLMLTFLSTFLVFFVYNIVATASLVIWFFLALSFRFLADIPLWVGVAVYTVGLLYMSIIWQLANTVSVLEDSYGFKAMSKSKHLLKGKMVLGVVFFLKLHLALFLVNVIFKKFVVDGPHFHLGMLGRVGFGLLCLLVLFKLVVFGLVTQTVIYFVCKSYHHENIDKSALSNHLEVYLGEYVPLKSKDVQLEQYQV, encoded by the coding sequence ATGGATAGAGAGCAAGAAGAGATGCAATTCCTAGGCCTTTTCGACATCTATATCGAATCCTACAAGGTTATCTACAGATGTAGGAAGATTTTCAGCCAGATCACCTTATCTCTCGTTCTCCCTCTGGCCATCATTTTCTTAGCTCAAAAGGAAGTCTCCCAACTCATCTTCTCAAACCTAACTCACACCGAGTCCCAGCTCGAGAATTCCCAGCCAGGCTCCCCTCGCTATCAGCGCCTCTCTGATCACCTAACCTCCGACTTCGCCGCCCTCCTGCTCTTCAAATTCGTTTACCTCACCTGCCTCATCGTATTCTCCCTCCTCTCCACCTCCGCCGTCGTCTACACAGTCGCCTGCGTCTACACCGCACGCGATCTCTCCTTTCGCAAGGTCATGAGCGTCGTCCCCAAGGTCTGGAAGCGGTTGATGCTCACTTTCCTCTCCACTTTCCTCGTTTTCTTTGTTTACAACATCGTTGCCACCGCATCCTTGGTGATATGGTTTTTCCTCGCCCTCAGCTTCCGCTTCCTCGCAGATATCCCCTTGTGGGTCGGCGTGGCCGTGTACACCGTCGGATTACTCTACATGTCCATCATCTGGCAGCTCGCTAATACAGTCAGCGTTCTCGAAGATTCCTACGGGTTTAAGGCCATGTCCAAGAGCAAACACCTGCTCAAAGGAAAGATGGTTTTAGGCGTGGTGTTCTTCCTCAAGCTTCACTTGGCTCTCTTCCTCGTAAACGTAATCTTTAAGAAGTTTGTTGTGGACGGGCCGCACTTCCACTTGGGGATGTTGGGCCGGGTCGGGTTTGGGTTGTTGTGCCTCCTTGTACTGTTCAAGTTGGTTGTGTTTGGGTTGGTTACGCAAACTGTCATATACTTTGTTTGTAAGTCATACCACCATGAGAACATTGACAAGTCAGCGTTGTCCAATCATCTTGAGGTTTATTTGGGAGAGTATGTTCCTCTCAAGTCCAAGGACGTTCAGCTGGAGCAATATCAAGTTTAA